One Xenopus tropicalis strain Nigerian chromosome 8, UCB_Xtro_10.0, whole genome shotgun sequence genomic window carries:
- the LOC105948111 gene encoding G-protein coupled receptor family C group 6 member A gives MAFGTPFVGTQYEPKISAACTLNSQSSRSYQQEGDIILGILIELFLHKMTTDEIFMEEPLTFVRCIGYSPQYYRHYLAAIFATEEINKNPDILPNITLGFHIFDTCSSEREALADISYGTPDSSFSDRIHFPTFYSTMTSENTQNKAVIHLLKTFNWTWVGILSSDDADRHVRNEKLKAKIIDSGAACVEFFSVVKEKDPGNLYVLKKTIEKSTANVIIVDINMRYFIDILWSLADNSERKIVWISSIVTSSVLVNYQMKALNGSLLLALPQGEIPGLQAFIYGVNPLTFSRDPITASLWDEVFAQLNEIGTINNRNGSLKTLEPYIPSFNTYRLTYNTYISVYALGHALHNMYMDSISNRLDSSQFLDTFKPWKIPHSTCSKNCHPGSRKILIKEMPVCCYNCIQCSEGEVSTVSDMENCVRCPKIQWSNEQRDKCIMKTLDFLSFEDPLGLSLAFMAIFLSILATAVLIIFIKYKHTTIVRANNRELSYYLLISLILSFLCSLLFIGWPMKGTCLLRQVVFAITFTFSISSVLGKTLTVVIAFNATRPGSKLRVWVGTRIPKCLVLLCTLVEIFICSLWLIISPPFPEYDTESHTATMILQCNEGSAFAFYTVVGYIAFLAFICLFVAYLSRKLPDIFNEAQYITFSMLVFCSVWVSFIPAYLSTKGKYLTSVEIFAILASGSGLLALIFVPKCYIILLKPEQNTRIYLIQLKNK, from the exons ATGGCCTTTGGAACACCGTTTGTAGGAACGCAGTATGAGCCGAAGATCTCCGCTGCCTGTACTTTGAATTCCCAAAGCAGCCGAAGCTATCAGCAGGAAGGGGATATCATTTTGGGAATTCTTATTGAGCTCTTCTTACACAAAATGACCACGGATGAAATATTCATGGAAGAACCTTTAACATTTGTAAGATGTATTGG CTATTCTCCTCAATATTACCGGCACTATCTGGCAGCCATATTTGCTACAGAAGAGATCAACAAGAACCCTGATATATTACCAAATATCACCTTAGGTTTCCATATTTTTGACACATGTTCCAGCGAAAGAGAAGCACTGGCAgat ATTAGTTATGGAACTCCGGATTCCAGCTTCAGTGATAGAATACATTTTCCAACATTTTACAGTACTATGACCAGTGAGAACACTCAGAATAAAGCCGTTATTCACCTCCTCAAAACATTTAACTGGACGTGGGTGGGAATTTTATCATCAGATGATGCCGATCGCCACGTAAGGAATGAAAAACTAAAAGCTAAGATCATTGACAGTGGTGCTGCTTGTGTTGAATTTTTCAGTGTAGTTAAGGAGAAAGATCCTGGTAACTTGTATGTCCTTAAGAAAACAATAGAAAAGTCAACTGCAAATGTTATCATAGTGGACATAAACATGAGGTATTTTATTGATATTCTCTGGAGCTTGGCAGATAACTCTGAAAGGAAAATCGTTTGGATATCTTCCATTGTCACATCGAGCGTACTGGTAAACTACCAAATGAAAGCATTAAATGGATCCCTACTTTTAGCGTTACCCCAAGGGGAGATACCTGGTCTGCAAGCGTTCATTTACGGTGTAAACCCTTTGACATTTTCAAGGGACCCTATAACTGCCTCTCTGTGGGATGAAGTATTTGCTCAACTAAATGAAATAGGAACCATAAATAACAGAAATGGCTCTTTGAAAACCCTTGAGCCGTACATTCCCAGCTTTAACACCTACAGACTGACCTATAATACATACATATCTGTGTATGCTCTGGGACATGCTCTCCATAATATGTACATGGATAGTATTAGCAACAGGTTGGATTCTTCACAGTTTTTGGACACTTTCAAGCCATGGAAG ATCCCTCATTCTACCTGCAGCAAGAACTGCCATCCTGGTTCAAGAAAGATTCTAATCAAGGAGATGCCAGTTTGTTGCTATAACTGTATTCAGTGCTCAGAAGGAGAAGTATCTACTGTTTCTG ATATGGAAAACTGTGTGAGATGTCCTAAAATCCAGTGGTCGAATGAGCAGAGAGATAAATGCATCATGAAGACCTTGGACTTTCTCTCTTTTGAGGATCCTTTAGGACTGTCTCTGGCGTTTATGGCTATTTTTCTGTCTATATTAGCAACAGCAGTCTTAATCATCTTTATAAAGTACAAACATACAACTATAGTGAGAGCAAATAACAGAGAGCTTAGTTATTATCTTCTTATCTCCCTGATATTGTCTTTTCTCtgctctttattatttattggttGGCCAATGAAGGGCACCTGTTTATTAAGACAAGTTGTATTTGCTATTACCTTTACCTTCAGTATCTCCTCGGTGTTGGGCAAAACTCTTACTGTTGTAATTGCCTTCAATGCTACTAGGCCTGGAAGCAAATTAAGAGTCTGGGTTGGTACAAGGATCCCAAAATGCCTTGTGTTGCTTTGCACTCTTGTAGAGATTTTTATCTGCTCGTTGTGGCTGATCATTTCTCCCCCATTTCCAGAGTATGACACTGAGTCCCACACAGCAACAATGATTTTGCAGTGCAATGAAGGATCGGCTTTTGCTTTCTACACTGTTGTTGGCTATATTGCATTTTTGGCTTTTATATGCCTCTTTGTTGCTTATCTTTCTCGTAAATTACCAGACATATTTAATGAAGCTCAGTATATAACTTTCAGCATGTTGGTGTTCTGCAGTGTCTGGGTctcctttatcccagcctatctgagcaccaaggGCAAGTATTTGACATccgtggagatatttgccatactcgcTTCCGGATCCGGACTTCTTGCCCTTATATTTGTACCCAAGTGCTATATCATTCTTTTGAAACCTGAACAAAACACtagaatatatttaatacaattaaaaaataaataa